One region of uncultured Methanolobus sp. genomic DNA includes:
- a CDS encoding cobaltochelatase subunit CobN translates to MTPVGEPPIPDDGIYHPDAWPVVFEDSTEYLDWYTNSNWMKIGHIYDPDAPTIGIIAYEIQKEPIFLTTDDAIIRYIESKGCNVIYSTNMVCMEDVDYFVKDDEGTRRYNTHLTVFPPVH, encoded by the coding sequence ATGACTCCAGTTGGTGAACCACCTATCCCTGATGACGGCATATATCATCCGGATGCCTGGCCAGTTGTTTTCGAGGACAGTACCGAGTACCTTGACTGGTATACAAACAGCAACTGGATGAAGATAGGTCATATCTACGACCCCGATGCACCTACAATTGGAATCATAGCCTATGAAATTCAAAAAGAGCCTATCTTCCTGACAACCGATGATGCAATAATAAGATATATTGAATCTAAAGGATGCAACGTTATCTACAGTACCAATATGGTATGTATGGAGGATGTTGATTATTTTGTCAAGGATGATGAGGGTACTCGTAGATACAATACTCACCTTACAGTCTTTCCGCCTGTACATTGA
- a CDS encoding cobaltochelatase subunit CobN — translation MCTNPENENQAYYQPIHGQVEYFCDRAIGWAELGKTANEDKKVSILYYNHDGGKDNIGASYLDIGSSFTLLLEQMQAEGYDLGNDTIPNGR, via the coding sequence TTGTGCACGAATCCTGAAAATGAAAACCAGGCATATTACCAGCCGATCCATGGACAGGTAGAATACTTCTGTGACCGTGCGATAGGATGGGCAGAACTTGGAAAGACCGCAAATGAGGATAAGAAGGTCAGTATCCTGTATTACAACCATGATGGTGGTAAAGATAATATTGGTGCAAGTTACCTTGACATCGGTTCAAGTTTCACATTACTGCTTGAGCAGATGCAAGCAGAAGGTTACGACCTTGGTAATGACACCATACCAAACGGCAGATGA
- a CDS encoding cobaltochelatase subunit CobN, which yields MVQHLAGIRQGMKLKASGVKLPEDIMVYENESGKYFVIPTVQVGNVNFIPQPTKAKLSDESLIYHNESIPLTHQYMAAYYWINEVYDADAIIHFGTHGTLEWSPGKEIGLWEYDYPSICAADTPIIYPYIMDNVGEGSQAKHRGYAVMIDHLTPPIVAAGIYGDLVTHCMTRYTSTLLRMMPTTMRAIVS from the coding sequence ATGGTACAACACCTTGCCGGAATCCGTCAGGGAATGAAGTTGAAAGCTTCTGGGGTGAAGCTCCCGGAGGATATCATGGTATATGAGAACGAAAGTGGGAAATACTTCGTGATACCAACGGTACAGGTTGGAAATGTCAACTTCATACCACAGCCAACCAAGGCCAAGCTCTCTGATGAGTCACTCATATATCACAATGAATCAATACCGCTGACCCACCAGTACATGGCAGCATATTACTGGATAAATGAGGTATATGATGCAGATGCCATAATCCACTTTGGTACACATGGTACACTTGAATGGTCACCTGGAAAAGAGATTGGCCTGTGGGAATATGACTATCCATCAATATGTGCGGCTGACACACCTATCATATATCCATACATCATGGACAATGTTGGTGAAGGCAGTCAGGCCAAACACCGTGGTTATGCAGTAATGATCGACCACCTGACACCACCGATTGTGGCAGCAGGCATCTATGGTGATCTGGTTACCCATTGCATGACAAGATACACCAGTACACTACTGAGGATGATGCCAACTACTATGCGTGCAATTGTATCGTAA
- a CDS encoding cobaltochelatase subunit CobN — MEPGPGNDPVRNPDALPTGRNFYGFDQRRFPDPETYIMGTLLADQLAEDYKASHDNYPSKVSYVLWAMETLRHEGLMEAQIYSLLGVEPTRDKLGSITGFTVIPLE, encoded by the coding sequence ATTGAACCCGGACCAGGAAACGATCCTGTCCGTAATCCGGATGCATTACCAACCGGCAGGAACTTCTATGGCTTTGACCAGAGAAGATTCCCTGATCCAGAAACCTATATCATGGGTACTCTCCTTGCAGACCAGCTGGCAGAGGATTACAAGGCTTCCCATGATAATTATCCAAGTAAGGTTTCGTATGTACTGTGGGCTATGGAAACACTGCGTCATGAAGGACTTATGGAAGCTCAGATCTATTCACTTCTTGGAGTAGAACCTACAAGAGATAAGCTTGGAAGTATTACCGGTTTTACTGTCATTCCGCTTGAGTGA
- a CDS encoding cobaltochelatase subunit CobN, which produces MNHPRIDVLVHSSGLYRDTFAFQLKSIDQAVRMVAELNESCENNYVRCNSLAMEAQLIEMGYNESQAEYLSRCRIFSEAPGNYDNGMEDAIAASDTWDNESKLADLFIINVILFLWKWYVGRKL; this is translated from the coding sequence ATGAACCACCCAAGGATCGATGTGCTTGTTCACTCTTCCGGGCTGTACAGGGATACATTCGCCTTCCAGCTTAAATCGATAGATCAGGCAGTTCGCATGGTTGCAGAGCTCAATGAGAGTTGTGAAAACAACTATGTCAGATGCAATTCCCTTGCCATGGAAGCACAGCTCATTGAGATGGGTTACAATGAAAGTCAGGCAGAGTACCTGTCAAGATGCAGGATATTCAGTGAAGCACCCGGTAATTATGACAACGGAATGGAAGATGCAATTGCAGCAAGTGATACATGGGATAATGAATCCAAACTTGCTGACCTGTTCATCATCAACGTCATCCTATTCCTATGGAAATGGTATGTGGGGCGAAAGTTATGA
- a CDS encoding cobaltochelatase subunit CobN: protein MWGESYEDLFKLNLMDVDAAIHSDSSNLFGLLDGDGYYGYLGSIGLTIRALTGETPELYIANQENLDGLEIMTLTEALRTELRARDFNPAWITGMMEGDYAGARQMVKMVEYLWGWDVTNPNLITDSDWNEIYEVYFNDKYDLGIDEFLETENPYSGQSIMARMIETARKTDAEGNPYWDASDAVLNDLVKRYVESVVENGVTCCHHTCGNAQLADFIDGNMQAAGVTPEIQQQYNELMYEATLRDEFKVQQNEDGFVQQVHDDSLNSVQRAMASGSGSSNQTMMADSGGAGIDSDTPVQDSGKSTSDSYIEGYEMTQETVNNADSTNSPSFSSSDVFASIFVIGAVGAIYLGFWKRRKF from the coding sequence ATGTGGGGCGAAAGTTATGAAGACCTGTTCAAGCTGAATCTGATGGATGTTGATGCTGCTATCCATAGTGACTCATCAAATCTATTTGGACTTCTTGATGGTGACGGCTACTACGGTTATCTGGGAAGTATCGGGCTTACAATCAGGGCGCTTACAGGCGAGACACCTGAACTGTATATAGCCAATCAGGAAAATCTGGATGGTCTTGAGATCATGACTCTCACAGAGGCTCTGAGAACAGAACTGCGTGCCCGTGACTTCAATCCAGCATGGATAACCGGTATGATGGAAGGCGACTATGCAGGAGCCCGCCAGATGGTTAAAATGGTTGAGTATCTCTGGGGATGGGATGTAACAAACCCTAATCTCATCACAGATTCAGACTGGAATGAGATATACGAGGTTTACTTCAATGACAAGTACGACCTTGGAATTGATGAGTTCCTGGAGACCGAGAATCCATACTCTGGCCAGTCAATAATGGCCAGGATGATCGAGACCGCAAGGAAGACGGATGCTGAAGGTAATCCATATTGGGATGCTTCAGATGCTGTCCTGAATGACCTTGTTAAGAGGTATGTAGAATCTGTTGTTGAAAATGGTGTTACCTGTTGTCACCACACATGTGGTAATGCACAGCTGGCTGATTTTATAGATGGTAATATGCAGGCAGCAGGAGTCACCCCGGAAATACAGCAACAATACAATGAATTAATGTATGAAGCTACCCTCAGGGATGAATTCAAAGTACAACAGAATGAAGATGGTTTTGTGCAACAGGTACATGATGATTCACTGAACTCTGTCCAAAGAGCCATGGCATCAGGCTCCGGTTCATCCAACCAGACCATGATGGCAGATTCGGGGGGAGCAGGAATCGATTCTGATACACCTGTACAGGATTCTGGAAAATCCACTTCTGACAGCTACATCGAAGGTTATGAGATGACGCAGGAAACGGTAAACAACGCCGATAGTACGAACAGTCCGTCATTCTCAAGTTCAGATGTTTTTGCATCAATATTCGTGATAGGAGCAGTAGGAGCTATATATCTCGGATTCTGGAAAAGAAGGAAATTCTAA
- a CDS encoding winged helix-turn-helix domain-containing protein: MVVSDRIKLKILQALSAKDMHIAELSKELHVSGTCVSKNVRILENANLVNRNVLGRSHVISLVNKEEKNNVEKELSDLDLYIIEHQFLV, from the coding sequence ATGGTCGTTTCAGATAGAATAAAACTGAAGATCTTACAAGCTCTTTCTGCTAAAGACATGCACATAGCAGAACTCTCAAAAGAGCTGCATGTCTCCGGTACATGTGTTTCAAAAAATGTACGTATACTGGAAAATGCAAATCTTGTTAATAGAAATGTTCTAGGGAGAAGTCATGTTATATCGCTGGTAAATAAAGAGGAAAAAAACAATGTTGAAAAAGAATTATCAGATCTGGATTTATACATTATTGAACATCAATTTCTTGTTTAA
- a CDS encoding MarR family transcriptional regulator produces the protein MKQSERIGAKIAYIFSHNHRYIESALESYNLKGPMFAFLLTLSHKDGCSQECLARYLKCSKATATRAITALEKEGYVYREKDENDRRIFRVSISDKGRGVIPAINSALQEWNDILLSDFSDDEEQIFRKLLDKSRDTLMEFDRTSSK, from the coding sequence ATGAAGCAGTCTGAAAGAATCGGTGCAAAGATCGCATACATCTTTTCGCACAATCATCGGTATATCGAGAGCGCACTTGAATCATACAACCTGAAAGGTCCGATGTTTGCATTCCTGCTTACACTCTCGCATAAAGATGGTTGTTCTCAGGAATGCCTGGCACGTTATCTCAAATGTAGCAAAGCTACGGCAACCAGGGCAATTACAGCACTTGAAAAAGAAGGTTATGTTTATCGTGAGAAAGACGAGAACGACAGGCGTATATTCAGAGTTTCCATCTCTGACAAAGGCAGGGGAGTTATCCCGGCGATAAACAGTGCTCTTCAGGAATGGAATGATATTCTACTTTCAGATTTCTCCGATGATGAGGAACAAATTTTCAGGAAACTCCTCGATAAATCCAGGGACACTCTTATGGAATTTGACAGAACTTCATCAAAATAA
- a CDS encoding MATE family efflux transporter, whose protein sequence is MYEKSEFLGTDSINKLIWKLSTPAIIGLLVQAFYNLVDTFFVGRALGDQSVPGIAGVAVAFPLQMLMMAISIGIGVGGSSVISRMLGSRDVNKAERTLGNVFSYTLILSVIFQILFFFNVDAILNLFGATVDNLVYAKEYAVVILQGTLAFTFGFVLNNLVRAEGNSRVAMINMVFSGVLNIFLDAILMFGFGMGVKGAALATVLAQLLGTIYLLYYYMSGKSPLKLELTNFTLKFDLIKEITMIGFGSFVMGASNSLMLLVLNNVLSIYGGDLPIAVFGVAGKLLMLILMPIIGISHGLQPIVGYNYGAEKYSRVNESVRTSLLITTLFGLAGFILLSAFPGTFFSMFSTDADLINSGASALRIMVLASPLIGLNVIATTFFQSLGRARPSFFLSMCRQILFLIPLVMLLPHHFDLPGVWMAFPISDFMAAAISTFLLLKEYRYFQHRSSSNT, encoded by the coding sequence ATGTATGAAAAAAGTGAGTTTTTAGGTACTGACAGTATCAACAAGCTAATCTGGAAATTGTCCACTCCTGCCATAATCGGTCTTCTGGTGCAGGCATTCTACAACCTGGTTGACACATTCTTCGTGGGCAGAGCACTTGGAGATCAGAGTGTACCTGGAATTGCAGGAGTAGCTGTTGCTTTTCCACTGCAGATGCTAATGATGGCTATATCAATCGGTATCGGTGTTGGTGGTTCCTCGGTAATTTCACGTATGCTGGGTTCCAGGGATGTCAACAAGGCTGAAAGGACACTTGGAAATGTCTTTTCCTACACACTGATACTCAGTGTAATTTTCCAGATACTGTTCTTTTTTAATGTTGATGCAATACTGAACCTGTTCGGTGCCACAGTGGATAATCTTGTCTACGCAAAAGAATATGCTGTTGTGATCCTTCAGGGGACACTGGCATTTACCTTCGGTTTTGTTCTTAACAATCTCGTAAGGGCTGAAGGGAACTCCAGGGTTGCCATGATCAACATGGTTTTTTCAGGAGTCCTGAACATTTTCCTTGATGCCATTCTGATGTTCGGATTTGGCATGGGTGTAAAAGGCGCAGCGCTTGCAACCGTACTTGCACAACTGCTGGGTACCATCTATCTTCTATATTACTACATGAGCGGTAAAAGCCCTCTCAAGCTGGAACTGACAAATTTCACTCTTAAATTTGATCTGATAAAAGAGATAACAATGATCGGATTCGGCTCTTTTGTAATGGGGGCATCCAACAGTCTCATGCTGCTTGTGCTGAACAATGTTCTTTCCATATATGGTGGAGATCTTCCAATAGCCGTATTTGGTGTTGCCGGCAAATTGCTTATGTTAATTCTTATGCCTATCATAGGTATCTCTCATGGTCTTCAGCCAATAGTCGGATATAACTATGGAGCAGAAAAATACTCAAGGGTAAATGAGTCTGTTCGAACATCATTGTTGATAACCACTCTCTTCGGACTGGCAGGTTTTATTCTGTTGTCGGCATTTCCGGGAACATTTTTCAGCATGTTTAGTACTGATGCTGACCTTATCAATAGCGGAGCATCAGCTCTGAGAATCATGGTACTGGCAAGTCCTTTGATAGGTCTGAATGTGATAGCAACAACGTTTTTCCAGTCACTTGGAAGAGCAAGACCTTCATTCTTCCTTTCAATGTGCCGCCAGATTCTATTCCTGATCCCTCTGGTAATGCTTCTGCCACATCACTTTGATCTTCCAGGAGTATGGATGGCATTTCCAATATCTGACTTCATGGCTGCCGCCATAAGCACGTTCCTTCTCTTAAAAGAATATCGTTATTTCCAGCACAGGAGTAGTAGCAATACATGA
- a CDS encoding Rieske (2Fe-2S) protein: MPEKSWFFAINDDDLKEGSMEFARVKGTPVLLIRKNDAVYSLSGKCKHMGCRLSKGTFSEDYVLKCPCHGWEYDIRSGKYLGDEDESLSVFENKVEDGEILVLL, encoded by the coding sequence ATGCCGGAAAAATCCTGGTTCTTTGCTATAAATGACGATGACCTTAAAGAAGGCAGTATGGAGTTTGCAAGGGTAAAAGGGACACCAGTACTTCTTATCAGGAAGAATGACGCTGTATATTCCCTCTCCGGGAAATGCAAACACATGGGCTGCCGTTTGTCAAAAGGTACTTTCAGTGAAGACTATGTGCTCAAATGTCCCTGTCATGGCTGGGAATATGACATAAGGTCCGGTAAATATCTCGGAGATGAGGACGAATCACTTTCAGTCTTTGAGAACAAGGTCGAAGACGGTGAAATACTTGTCCTTCTTTAA
- a CDS encoding Rieske (2Fe-2S) protein has translation MTSWTVVANENDVKEGNMKPVEAGGARILLIRIDGEIFAIENRCPHMNCPLQGGTLVDHSIKCPCHSWTFDLLTGAYVASDKIKVNVYETQLKDGNISVLA, from the coding sequence ATGACTTCATGGACAGTAGTTGCAAATGAAAATGATGTGAAAGAAGGCAATATGAAACCCGTAGAAGCAGGGGGTGCCAGAATTCTCCTGATTCGCATTGACGGGGAGATATTTGCCATTGAGAATCGTTGCCCTCATATGAATTGTCCTCTGCAGGGAGGTACCCTGGTGGACCATTCTATCAAATGTCCCTGTCACAGCTGGACCTTTGATCTGCTTACCGGGGCATATGTAGCATCAGACAAGATTAAGGTTAATGTATATGAAACACAGCTAAAGGACGGAAACATATCTGTCCTTGCATGA
- a CDS encoding Rieske (2Fe-2S) protein, translating to MKQEDNWIFALKADELANGEKKPLLIEGNKVLVLRIDGEFFAMSNKCPHMECPLSKGTLEQYVIKCPCHDWRFDVREGKFLDAEEIRVPVYKTKLMEESVFVNLNMEGAGK from the coding sequence ATGAAACAGGAAGATAACTGGATATTTGCACTAAAGGCAGATGAACTTGCTAACGGTGAAAAAAAACCATTGTTGATCGAAGGTAACAAAGTACTTGTTCTCAGGATCGACGGTGAATTTTTCGCAATGTCTAACAAATGTCCACATATGGAGTGTCCTCTTTCAAAAGGAACTCTTGAACAATACGTGATCAAATGTCCCTGTCATGACTGGAGATTTGATGTCCGTGAAGGCAAATTCCTTGATGCAGAAGAGATCAGGGTACCTGTCTATAAAACCAAGCTTATGGAAGAAAGTGTTTTTGTAAATTTAAATATGGAAGGTGCAGGTAAATGA
- a CDS encoding glutaredoxin family protein, producing the protein MKKVVLYTLSTCPWCMRAKKFFREHDIPFEYTDYDKADDKTKEAIRQDCIAHGSEMSFPFVKIDDEIVVGYNPDKYAALLGL; encoded by the coding sequence ATGAAGAAAGTAGTATTGTATACCCTGAGTACCTGTCCCTGGTGTATGAGGGCAAAGAAATTCTTCAGGGAACATGATATTCCCTTTGAATATACTGATTATGACAAAGCGGATGATAAGACCAAAGAAGCTATAAGACAGGACTGTATCGCACACGGCTCTGAAATGTCATTTCCTTTTGTGAAGATTGACGATGAGATTGTAGTTGGTTACAATCCTGACAAATACGCTGCATTACTTGGGCTTTGA
- a CDS encoding ferredoxin-thioredoxin reductase catalytic domain-containing protein has translation MNNEKRKEQLRAMFSKVVAPMGYKFSPDGELVEFLLEQEVNIEKEKGSPFCPCQGLTGEREHDMELVCPCIPFHREHYDAMRRCWCGLYVHKDVEDPDSLPQISLKEFLESKNKN, from the coding sequence ATGAATAACGAGAAGCGAAAAGAGCAACTGAGGGCCATGTTCTCAAAAGTTGTGGCCCCTATGGGGTACAAGTTCAGTCCTGACGGGGAATTGGTTGAATTCCTGCTTGAACAGGAAGTTAATATTGAAAAAGAAAAGGGCAGCCCTTTTTGTCCATGTCAGGGACTTACAGGTGAAAGGGAACATGACATGGAACTTGTGTGTCCATGTATTCCGTTCCACCGGGAACACTATGATGCGATGAGGCGTTGCTGGTGCGGACTTTACGTCCATAAGGATGTGGAGGACCCCGATAGCTTACCGCAGATATCGCTGAAGGAATTCCTGGAGTCAAAAAATAAGAACTGA
- a CDS encoding nitroreductase — MGVAENTVIENIKTRRSVREYTEKDVSDEDIKTIIDAGVHAPSGFDSQPWFFVVVKNHEMMKRMSDHCKPRLMEQLGDATNDAAVAFKKQLADDNFSIFYDAPVLIIVLGNNAGFTTDYDCSLCAENMMLAAHSMDIGSCWIGTGCFIQDNPELLEELGITPDYRVIAPIVFGYPSKECHESEKKEPEVVWVH, encoded by the coding sequence ATGGGAGTGGCAGAAAACACTGTAATTGAAAACATAAAGACCAGAAGAAGTGTCCGTGAATACACGGAGAAGGACGTAAGTGATGAGGATATCAAAACCATAATAGATGCAGGTGTCCATGCTCCTTCAGGTTTTGATAGCCAGCCATGGTTCTTTGTTGTTGTTAAGAACCATGAAATGATGAAGAGAATGTCCGACCACTGCAAACCACGTCTGATGGAACAACTTGGAGACGCTACTAACGATGCAGCAGTTGCTTTTAAGAAACAGCTTGCAGATGATAATTTCAGTATATTCTATGATGCTCCGGTCCTTATAATCGTTCTTGGTAATAATGCAGGCTTTACTACGGATTACGACTGTTCCCTGTGTGCCGAGAACATGATGCTTGCAGCCCATTCTATGGACATCGGAAGTTGCTGGATAGGAACAGGATGTTTCATTCAGGATAATCCTGAACTATTGGAAGAACTTGGCATCACGCCTGATTACAGGGTTATTGCACCTATTGTGTTTGGTTATCCTTCAAAGGAATGCCATGAAAGTGAAAAGAAAGAGCCTGAGGTTGTGTGGGTTCACTAA